CGGTGTCCCGGCTGGACGTGGTCCACGCCCGCCCGCTGCCGTTCTGACCCGGGTAGCGTGCCGGCCCATGACCGGCGCCGAAGCCCTCGCCTTCGGGGGAATCCCCAGGACCACCCTCGCCGGCCTCATACGCCGACATACGCCGCCAGGTGCTCGCCGGTGAGGGTGGAGCGGGCCTTCACCAGGTCCGCCGGGGTGCCCTCGAAGACCACGGAGCCGCCGTCGTGGCCGGCGCCGGGCCCGAGGTCGATGATCCAGTCGGCGTGGGCCATGACCGCCTGGTGGTGTTCGACGACGATGACCGACTTGCCGGAGTCGACCAGGCGGTCGAGGAGGGACAGCAACTGCTCGACGTCGGCCAGGTGGAGGCCCGTCGTCGGCTCGTCGAGGATGTAGACGCCGCCCTTGTCGGCCATGTGCGTGGCCAGCTTCAGGCGCTGGCGTTCGCCGCCGGAGAGGGTGGTGAGCGGCTGGCCCAGGGTGAGGTAGCCGAGGCCGACGTCCGACATGCGTTCGAGGATCTTGTGGGCCGCCGGGACCCGCGCCTCGCCGGAGGCGAAGAACTCCTCCGCCTCCGTCACCGGCATCTGAAGCACCTCGGCGATGTCCCGCCCGCCGAGGGTGTACTCCAGCACCGAGGCCTGGAACCGCTTGCCCTCGCACTCCTCGCAGGTCGTGGCGACACCGGCCATCATCGCGAGGTCGGTGTAGATGACACCGGCGCCGTTGCAGGTGGGGCACGCGCCCTCGGAGTTGGCGCTGAACAGCGCCGGCTTCACGCCGTTGGCCTTGGCGAACGCCTTGCGGATCGGCTCCAGCAGCCCGGTGTACGTCGCCGGGTTGCTGCGCCGCGAGCCGCGGATCGGGGTCTGGTCGACGGACACGACGTCCGCGCCCGACGGCATCGACCCGTGCACCAGCGAGCTCTTGCCGGAGCCCGCGACACCGGTGACGACGCAGAGCACGCCGAGCGGGATGTCCACGTCCACGTTCCGCAGGTTGTGCGTCGTCGCGCCCCTGATCTCCAGGGTGCCGGCCGGCTTGCGGACCGTGTCCTTGACCGCCGCCCGGTCGTCGAGGTGGCGGCCGGTCAGGGTGCCGCTGGCCCGCAGGTCCGCCACGGTGCCCTCGAAGCAGACCGTGCCGCCCGCCGTACCGGCGCCGGGGCCGAGGTCGACGACATGGTCGGCGATCGCGATGGCCTCCGGCTTGTGCTCCACGACGAGCACGGTGTTGCCCTTGTCGCGCAGCCGCAGCAGCAGTTCGTTCATCCGCTGGATGTCGTGCGGGTGCAGGCCGATGGTCGGCTCGTCGAAGACGTACGTCACGTCGGTCAGCGACGAGCCGAGATGGCGGATCATCTTCACGCGCTGGGCCTCGCCGCCCGACAGCGTGCCCGCCGGCCGGTCCAGCGAGAGATAGCCGAGGCCGATCTCCACGAACGAGTCGAGGGTGTGCCGCAGCGACGCCAGCAGCGGCGCCACCGTCGGCTCGGCCAGCCCTCGTACCCATTCGGCCAGGTCGCTGATCTGCATCGCGCACGCGTCGGCGATGCTGACGCCGTCGATCTTCGAGGACCGGGCCGCCGCGGTGAGCCGGGTGCCCTCGCACTCGGGGCAGACGGTGAAGGTGACCGCACGGTCCACGAACGCCCGGATGTGCGGCTGCATGCCCTCCTTGTCCTTGGCGAGCATCGACTTCTGGATCCGCGGGATCAGACCCTCGTAGGTCATGTTGATGCCCGCGATCTTCATCCGGGTCGGCTCGCGGTACAGGAAGTCGTGCAGCTGCCGCTTGGTGAAGTCACGGATCGGCTTGTCCGGGTCGTACAGGCCGGACTCGGTGTAGAGGCGGTAGTTCCAGCCGCCCGTCTTGTAGCCGGGGATGGTGAGCGCGCCCTCGTTGAGGGACAGGGAGTCGTCGAAGAGCTGGGTGAGGTCGAGGTCGGTGACCGTGCCCCGGCCCTCGCAGCGCGGGCACATGCCGCCGGTGATGCTGAAGCTGCGCCGCTCCTTCACCTGCTGCCCGCCGCGCTCCACGGTGACCGCGCCGGCACCGCTGATCGAGGCGACGTTGAAGGAGTACGCCTTGGGCGAGCCGATGTGCGGCCTGCCGAGCCGGCTGAACAGGATGCGCAGCATGGCGTTGGCGTCGGTGGCGGTGCCGACGGTGGAGCGCGGGTCGGCGCCCATCCGCTGCTGGTCCACGATGATCGCGGTGGTGATCCCGTCGAGCACGTCGACCTCGGGGCGTGCCAGCGTCGGCATGAAGCCCTGCACGAACGCGCTGTACGTCTCGTTGATCAGCCGCTGTGACTCCGCGGCGATGGTGTCGAACACCAGCGAGCTCTTGCCCGAGCCGGACACGCCGGTGAACACGGTCAGGCGGCGCTTGGGGAGCTCGACGCTGACGTCCTTGAGGTTGTTCTCCCGGGCTCCGTGCACCCGGATCAGGTCGTGGCTGTCGGCTGCGTGCGGTGCGGTGGCGTCGGTCATGGCGGTCACGGTAGCCGGGGCGCACCGCCGGGCGCTTCTCGAATCCTGACGGCCTCGGCCCGCTCGGCTACGCCGGTCCCGAAGTGTCCACGGCCAGCGAGACGGCGAGCCCGCCGAGCACCGTCCCCATCAGCCGGCGCTGCGCCTTGAGCCAGGAGGGGCGGCGGGCGAGGAAGACGGCGATCGTGCCGGCGGCGAGCACGATGGTGAGGTTCACCGCGACGCTGACGACGATCTGCACCGAGCCGAGGACCAGGCCCTGGAGCAGCACATGGCCCCGGTCCAGGTCGATGAACTGCGGGATGAGGGACACGTACATGATGGCGATCTTCGGATTGAGCAGGTTCGTCATCAGCCCCATGGCGAACAGCCTGCGCGGCGAGTCGTGCGGCACGTCCTGCGGGGCGAAGACCGAGACGCCGCCCGGCTTCAGGGCGTTCCAGGCCAGGTGGGCGAGGTAGCAGGCGCCGGCCAGCTTCACCGCGACGTACAGCTCCGGTACGGCGAGGAAGACGACCGACAGGCCCAGGTTCGCGGCGAGCAGGTACACCAGGAAGCCCAGCGCCACCCCGCCGAGGGAGATCATCCCGGCGCGGCGGCCCTGGGTGATGCTCCGGGAGACCAGATAGATCATGTTCGGGCCGGGGGTGAGCACCATGCCGAGTGCCACCACCGCCACGCCGAGGATCCCGCTCACGTCAACCACGAAAACCCCCTAGTCACGGTGTCTGCCGCGAGCGTAGGGCAGGGCAATGTCTCAGTGCAATCAAT
Above is a genomic segment from Streptomyces fodineus containing:
- a CDS encoding ATP-binding cassette domain-containing protein, with translation MTDATAPHAADSHDLIRVHGARENNLKDVSVELPKRRLTVFTGVSGSGKSSLVFDTIAAESQRLINETYSAFVQGFMPTLARPEVDVLDGITTAIIVDQQRMGADPRSTVGTATDANAMLRILFSRLGRPHIGSPKAYSFNVASISGAGAVTVERGGQQVKERRSFSITGGMCPRCEGRGTVTDLDLTQLFDDSLSLNEGALTIPGYKTGGWNYRLYTESGLYDPDKPIRDFTKRQLHDFLYREPTRMKIAGINMTYEGLIPRIQKSMLAKDKEGMQPHIRAFVDRAVTFTVCPECEGTRLTAAARSSKIDGVSIADACAMQISDLAEWVRGLAEPTVAPLLASLRHTLDSFVEIGLGYLSLDRPAGTLSGGEAQRVKMIRHLGSSLTDVTYVFDEPTIGLHPHDIQRMNELLLRLRDKGNTVLVVEHKPEAIAIADHVVDLGPGAGTAGGTVCFEGTVADLRASGTLTGRHLDDRAAVKDTVRKPAGTLEIRGATTHNLRNVDVDIPLGVLCVVTGVAGSGKSSLVHGSMPSGADVVSVDQTPIRGSRRSNPATYTGLLEPIRKAFAKANGVKPALFSANSEGACPTCNGAGVIYTDLAMMAGVATTCEECEGKRFQASVLEYTLGGRDIAEVLQMPVTEAEEFFASGEARVPAAHKILERMSDVGLGYLTLGQPLTTLSGGERQRLKLATHMADKGGVYILDEPTTGLHLADVEQLLSLLDRLVDSGKSVIVVEHHQAVMAHADWIIDLGPGAGHDGGSVVFEGTPADLVKARSTLTGEHLAAYVGV
- a CDS encoding LysE family translocator; translation: MVDVSGILGVAVVALGMVLTPGPNMIYLVSRSITQGRRAGMISLGGVALGFLVYLLAANLGLSVVFLAVPELYVAVKLAGACYLAHLAWNALKPGGVSVFAPQDVPHDSPRRLFAMGLMTNLLNPKIAIMYVSLIPQFIDLDRGHVLLQGLVLGSVQIVVSVAVNLTIVLAAGTIAVFLARRPSWLKAQRRLMGTVLGGLAVSLAVDTSGPA